One genomic segment of Pedobacter endophyticus includes these proteins:
- the rpmG gene encoding 50S ribosomal protein L33, with the protein MAKKGNRVQVILECTEHKDSGMPGMSRYISTKNRKNTTERLELKKFNPVLRKVTVHKEIK; encoded by the coding sequence ATGGCAAAAAAAGGTAACAGAGTTCAAGTTATTTTAGAATGTACTGAACATAAAGATAGCGGCATGCCGGGCATGTCGAGATACATTTCTACAAAAAACCGTAAAAACACTACTGAGCGTTTAGAATTGAAAAAATTTAACCCGGTATTGAGAAAAGTAACCGTACACAAAGAGATTAAATAA
- a CDS encoding DUF4295 domain-containing protein, translating into MAKKVVATLKTGTGKEYSKVITMVKSPKTGAYSFKELIVHNDHVKDAIASK; encoded by the coding sequence ATGGCAAAGAAAGTAGTTGCAACCCTTAAAACAGGTACAGGTAAAGAATATTCGAAAGTAATCACAATGGTAAAATCACCTAAAACTGGTGCTTACTCATTCAAAGAACTTATCGTACATAACGACCACGTAAAAGATGCTATTGCATCTAAATAA
- a CDS encoding type II toxin-antitoxin system VapC family toxin, which translates to MKVLFDTNIIIDAILEREPFFNDSMDSLNKSDGSIHQGFILASSITDIYYICKKRLGHDKTIEIIKELVDSINVLNVNGDAIVLALHSNFADFEDAVQSASAGLNQVDLIV; encoded by the coding sequence ATGAAAGTTCTATTCGACACCAATATAATTATTGATGCGATATTAGAGAGAGAGCCGTTTTTTAATGATTCTATGGATTCACTTAATAAGTCTGATGGAAGTATTCATCAAGGATTCATTTTAGCTTCTTCAATTACTGACATATATTATATCTGCAAAAAGAGATTGGGTCATGATAAGACAATTGAGATTATCAAAGAACTTGTTGATTCTATAAACGTTTTAAACGTTAACGGAGACGCAATTGTACTTGCTCTTCATTCCAATTTCGCCGATTTTGAAGACGCCGTTCAAAGTGCATCGGCAGGGTTGAATCAAGTTGATTTGATCGTTTAA
- the ftsY gene encoding signal recognition particle-docking protein FtsY, whose protein sequence is MGLFDFFKKKETAPEAQEALDKGLEKTKDGFFNKITKAVAGKSTVDDEVLDNLEEVLVTSDVGVSTTLKIIKRIEERVSKDKYLNTSELNFILRDEIQLLLSENNSNDFRQFEYGDHKPYVIMVVGVNGVGKTTTIGKLAHKLKESGLKVVLGAADTFRAAAVDQIKLWGERVGVRVVAQPMGSDPASVAFDTLQSAVAAGEDVVIIDTAGRLHNKVGLMNELGKIKQVMQKVVPGAPHEILLVLDASTGQNAFEQCKQFTEATDVNALAITKLDGTAKGGVVIGISDQFKIPVKYIGVGEKIGDLQLFDKKEFVNSLFK, encoded by the coding sequence ATGGGCTTATTTGATTTTTTCAAAAAGAAAGAAACCGCTCCAGAGGCACAAGAAGCTCTGGATAAAGGCTTAGAGAAAACCAAAGACGGTTTTTTCAATAAGATAACAAAAGCTGTTGCCGGAAAATCGACAGTTGATGATGAAGTGCTTGATAACCTGGAGGAAGTTTTAGTAACGTCAGACGTTGGCGTAAGCACCACCTTGAAGATTATTAAGCGCATCGAAGAACGCGTTTCGAAAGATAAATACCTCAACACATCAGAATTGAATTTCATTCTACGTGATGAGATTCAGCTGCTCCTATCGGAAAATAACAGCAACGATTTCCGCCAGTTTGAATACGGCGACCATAAGCCTTATGTAATTATGGTTGTGGGCGTTAATGGGGTTGGCAAAACCACTACAATTGGCAAATTGGCGCACAAACTAAAAGAATCGGGCCTCAAAGTAGTTTTAGGTGCTGCCGACACTTTTAGAGCTGCCGCAGTTGACCAGATCAAACTTTGGGGCGAGCGTGTTGGCGTAAGGGTGGTGGCACAACCAATGGGCTCTGACCCTGCTTCCGTAGCTTTCGACACCTTACAATCTGCCGTTGCCGCCGGAGAAGACGTAGTGATTATAGATACGGCCGGCCGTTTACATAATAAGGTCGGTTTAATGAACGAGCTTGGTAAAATTAAGCAAGTAATGCAAAAGGTTGTTCCCGGTGCACCACACGAGATTTTGCTGGTACTTGATGCTTCTACAGGTCAGAATGCGTTCGAGCAGTGTAAACAATTTACCGAAGCAACAGACGTAAATGCGCTGGCAATTACCAAATTAGACGGAACAGCGAAAGGCGGCGTGGTAATAGGCATCTCCGATCAGTTTAAAATTCCAGTGAAATACATTGGCGTAGGCGAAAAGATAGGTGATTTACAGCTTTTTGATAAGAAAGAGTTTGTGAACTCGTTATTTAAATAG
- a CDS encoding GxxExxY protein — MEEYEKDKLTQIIIGCCYHVHNELGSGFLEKIYVNALKKLNYSKRD, encoded by the coding sequence ATGGAAGAATACGAAAAAGATAAGTTAACACAAATAATCATCGGTTGTTGTTATCACGTTCATAACGAATTGGGCTCTGGGTTTTTGGAGAAAATTTATGTTAATGCTTTAAAAAAATTAAATTACAGCAAGCGGGATTAG
- a CDS encoding GxxExxY protein, whose translation MKLQQAGLAYFAEKEFNVSFENVVIGKFRCDLFVENKVIVELKAVTGFQPKLFQSQLLSYLKASRVKTGLLINFGNTSCEVKRLSV comes from the coding sequence ATTAAATTACAGCAAGCGGGATTAGCTTATTTTGCGGAAAAGGAATTCAATGTAAGTTTCGAAAATGTAGTAATAGGGAAATTCAGATGCGATCTTTTTGTTGAAAACAAGGTAATTGTTGAGCTAAAAGCTGTTACTGGTTTCCAACCTAAGTTATTTCAAAGTCAACTTCTCTCTTACTTAAAAGCTAGTAGAGTTAAAACAGGATTATTAATTAACTTTGGCAACACAAGTTGCGAAGTCAAGAGATTATCTGTCTAA
- the rimO gene encoding 30S ribosomal protein S12 methylthiotransferase RimO codes for MNTKIVRSKTAITQPKINVITLGCSKNIYDSEVLMGQLRGNNLNVVHEADSMGKDDIVVINTCGFIDNAKQESIDTILQFSELKDAGKIGKVVVTGCLSERYKPELESEITNVDAFFGTNDLQNILHELGANYRHELIGERLLTTPSHFAYFKIAEGCNRPCSFCAIPLMRGKHMSKPMEELVNEAKILAKNGTKELILIAQDLTYYGLDLYGTRKLDELMRRLSDVPGIEWIRLQYAYPSGFPMEILDAMNERENICKYLDMPLQHITDNMLKSMRRGTTKQKTIDLVNQIRDKVPNIAMRTTLICGYPGETQYDFEEMAAWVEETKFDRLGCFTYSHEEKTHAHTLIDDIPEEVKQQRVDDIMEIQQGISFDINQGKVGQTFKVLVDKKEGDFFVGRTEFDSPEVDNEVLIDAATGYAANGSFVNVKIDRAEDFDLYGMIVK; via the coding sequence ATGAATACTAAAATAGTACGCAGTAAAACAGCAATAACACAACCCAAAATCAATGTAATCACGCTGGGTTGCTCAAAAAACATTTACGACTCAGAGGTTTTGATGGGGCAATTGCGTGGAAACAATTTAAACGTTGTTCACGAAGCCGACAGCATGGGTAAAGATGATATTGTTGTCATAAATACCTGCGGCTTCATCGATAATGCCAAGCAAGAATCTATCGACACCATTCTTCAGTTCAGCGAGTTAAAAGATGCTGGAAAGATTGGCAAAGTAGTAGTTACAGGCTGTTTATCAGAACGCTATAAACCCGAATTAGAATCGGAGATTACCAATGTTGATGCCTTTTTCGGCACAAACGATTTACAAAATATATTGCACGAACTGGGCGCAAACTATAGGCATGAGCTTATTGGCGAGCGTTTGCTAACTACACCGTCGCACTTCGCCTATTTCAAAATTGCCGAAGGCTGTAACCGTCCCTGCTCGTTTTGTGCCATTCCGCTAATGCGTGGCAAGCACATGAGTAAGCCAATGGAAGAGTTGGTGAACGAGGCGAAAATTCTGGCCAAAAACGGCACCAAAGAGCTAATTTTAATTGCGCAGGATTTAACGTATTATGGCCTCGATCTGTATGGTACGCGTAAGCTCGATGAGTTGATGCGTCGTTTATCTGATGTTCCGGGCATTGAATGGATTCGTTTGCAGTATGCTTACCCCAGTGGTTTCCCAATGGAAATTTTAGATGCTATGAACGAGCGAGAAAACATTTGCAAGTATTTAGACATGCCTTTGCAACACATCACCGATAACATGTTAAAATCGATGCGTCGTGGCACCACCAAGCAAAAAACAATAGATTTGGTTAATCAGATAAGAGATAAGGTGCCTAACATTGCCATGCGTACCACCCTGATTTGCGGTTACCCCGGCGAAACCCAGTACGATTTTGAAGAGATGGCTGCCTGGGTAGAGGAGACAAAATTCGACCGCTTAGGCTGTTTTACCTATTCGCACGAAGAGAAAACGCATGCGCATACATTAATTGATGATATTCCGGAGGAAGTTAAACAACAACGTGTTGACGACATTATGGAAATTCAACAAGGAATCTCTTTTGATATTAACCAAGGAAAAGTAGGCCAGACCTTTAAGGTGTTAGTTGATAAAAAAGAAGGTGATTTCTTTGTAGGAAGAACGGAATTCGATTCACCAGAGGTTGACAATGAAGTTTTGATCGATGCCGCAACTGGTTACGCGGCAAATGGCAGTTTTGTCAATGTGAAAATCGACCGGGCAGAAGATTTCGATCTGTATGGAATGATTGTAAAATAA
- a CDS encoding DUF4160 domain-containing protein gives MPVISMFYGIIVMMYYFDNKKHHLPHIHVKYQDDEAVFSLKDAIIIEGKIANNKRKLVEAWIEIHRDELMANWELAINGEKIFSIDPLK, from the coding sequence GTGCCAGTAATCTCAATGTTTTACGGAATAATTGTGATGATGTATTATTTTGATAATAAAAAACATCATTTACCACACATTCATGTTAAATATCAGGATGATGAAGCTGTATTCTCATTAAAAGATGCTATTATAATTGAAGGCAAAATCGCTAATAATAAACGAAAATTAGTTGAAGCATGGATTGAGATCCATAGAGATGAACTGATGGCAAATTGGGAATTAGCAATAAACGGTGAAAAGATATTTTCTATTGATCCTTTAAAATAA
- a CDS encoding DUF2442 domain-containing protein — protein sequence MKVVKVKAIDDYQLKITFENEEEKTFDVKPYLNKGIFTELKEPQVFYAVKTSLGSITWPSGQDFSPETLYMEGK from the coding sequence ATGAAAGTAGTTAAAGTTAAAGCAATTGATGATTATCAATTAAAGATTACTTTTGAGAATGAAGAGGAGAAAACATTTGACGTAAAACCGTATTTAAATAAAGGAATTTTTACTGAATTAAAAGAGCCTCAAGTTTTTTATGCAGTGAAGACTTCGTTGGGTTCGATAACCTGGCCCTCTGGTCAAGATTTCAGCCCCGAAACTTTATATATGGAAGGAAAATAG
- a CDS encoding MFS transporter → MQHTENLSRQNILLMAFCTGLIVANIYYCQPLVILVAKDFNVSESYAGRITYLTQIGYAVGLFILVPLGDMFERKKQILIISALAIVSLLGAAISSTFFMLELASVLIGACSIVPQLILPLAANLSTNENRGANIGIIMSGLLVGILASRAVSGSVGFWLGWRAVYYMAAAICVLLVALMARRFPQSYPTFKGTYKQLMTSMFGYIKSQPVLRETSIINFLAFAIISAFWTTMVLFLANPPFNFQTLQIGLFGIAGAAGALAAPLVGKLSDGSNPRKNLMIGFVLQIVSIALFYFTGNNLYLFVIGVLLIDIGQQAIHVTNQTRIYMLVPEARNRLNTIFMSVSFIGASCGSALGLFLWQQGGWNLFCYGMVGIIVLNMLLYRLYQTKP, encoded by the coding sequence ATGCAGCACACAGAGAACCTATCTCGCCAAAACATACTTTTAATGGCCTTTTGTACAGGCCTGATCGTAGCAAATATTTACTATTGTCAACCACTGGTTATTCTGGTGGCCAAAGATTTTAATGTAAGTGAAAGTTATGCCGGACGGATAACCTACCTCACGCAAATAGGCTACGCCGTGGGCCTGTTTATTTTAGTTCCGTTGGGAGACATGTTCGAACGGAAAAAACAGATCCTGATTATATCTGCTTTGGCTATCGTGTCGCTATTAGGCGCCGCAATCTCATCAACCTTTTTTATGCTCGAGCTTGCATCTGTTTTAATTGGTGCCTGTTCTATAGTGCCACAACTCATATTGCCGCTTGCCGCCAATCTCAGCACAAACGAAAACAGGGGCGCCAATATCGGCATAATAATGAGTGGCCTGTTGGTGGGAATTTTAGCCTCGCGGGCTGTAAGCGGAAGTGTGGGTTTCTGGTTGGGCTGGCGGGCCGTTTACTACATGGCTGCTGCAATTTGTGTCCTTTTGGTTGCCTTAATGGCCAGGCGCTTTCCTCAAAGTTACCCAACGTTTAAAGGAACGTATAAACAGCTGATGACATCCATGTTCGGGTACATCAAATCGCAACCGGTTTTACGAGAAACATCAATCATCAATTTCCTGGCTTTCGCCATTATCAGCGCCTTTTGGACTACAATGGTATTGTTTCTGGCCAATCCGCCCTTCAACTTTCAAACCCTGCAAATTGGGTTGTTCGGAATTGCCGGCGCTGCCGGGGCACTGGCTGCACCGTTGGTGGGCAAACTTAGCGACGGCAGCAACCCGCGTAAAAATTTGATGATCGGTTTTGTTCTGCAAATTGTTAGTATCGCCCTGTTTTACTTTACCGGAAACAACCTCTATCTATTCGTTATCGGCGTTCTGCTTATCGACATCGGTCAACAAGCCATTCACGTAACCAATCAAACGCGGATTTACATGCTCGTACCAGAGGCCAGGAACAGGCTTAACACTATCTTTATGTCAGTAAGTTTTATAGGAGCAAGTTGCGGTTCGGCACTGGGCTTGTTTTTGTGGCAGCAAGGTGGCTGGAATTTATTTTGTTATGGAATGGTTGGGATAATTGTACTAAATATGTTACTTTACAGGCTATACCAAACAAAACCTTAA
- a CDS encoding GNAT family N-acetyltransferase, translating into MVQIEQIFPSLTWRIRHEAMYPDKPFDFVKLPDDFDGIHFGLYADHILTGVVSLFPKNDVYQFRKLAILPHAQKQGYGAKLIEYLLDFCKIQKATRLWCNARVNAKEFYHKFGFIATQDTFLKDGYDFVIMEIILNKEEPTSSEGI; encoded by the coding sequence ATGGTTCAAATTGAACAAATATTTCCGTCGTTAACCTGGCGCATTCGGCACGAAGCGATGTACCCTGACAAACCGTTTGATTTTGTCAAACTACCCGACGATTTCGATGGCATACATTTTGGCCTCTATGCCGATCATATATTAACCGGTGTCGTATCGCTATTTCCGAAAAACGATGTGTATCAATTTAGAAAACTGGCCATTTTACCGCATGCACAAAAGCAAGGTTATGGTGCTAAGTTGATAGAATACTTATTAGATTTTTGTAAAATTCAGAAAGCAACGAGGCTTTGGTGCAATGCCCGTGTAAATGCTAAAGAATTTTATCATAAATTTGGATTCATCGCAACGCAAGATACCTTTTTGAAAGACGGGTACGATTTTGTGATAATGGAAATAATATTAAACAAAGAAGAGCCAACAAGTTCCGAAGGAATTTAA
- a CDS encoding M42 family metallopeptidase — translation MAKKKDEEKKAHVPVVTQESLQFLEAYINNPAPTGYEWEGQKLWLNYLKPYIDEHFIDNYGTAVGVINPTAEYKVVIEAHADEISWYVNYITKEGLIYVIRNGGSDHQIAPSKRVNIHTEKGLVKAVFGWPAIHTRHGEKEQAPELKNIFLDCGCTSKEEVEELGIHVGCVITYEDEFMVLNDRYYVGRALDNRVGGFMIAEVARLLKENKKKLPFGLYIVNSVQEEIGLRGAEMIAQRIKPNVAIITDVTHDTTTPMINKNTQGDLSAGSGPVVSYAPAVQTNLNKLLIRTAEKNEIPFQRQASSRSTGTDTDAFAYSNGGVPSALISLPLRYMHTTVEMVHKEDVDNVISLIYQSLLNIENGQDFREFK, via the coding sequence ATGGCAAAAAAGAAAGACGAAGAAAAAAAAGCGCACGTACCTGTAGTAACACAAGAATCGCTACAGTTTTTAGAAGCATACATCAATAACCCAGCGCCTACCGGTTACGAGTGGGAAGGGCAAAAACTCTGGTTAAATTATTTGAAGCCATATATTGATGAACATTTTATCGATAATTATGGCACCGCGGTAGGGGTTATCAATCCTACAGCTGAATATAAAGTGGTAATTGAGGCACATGCCGACGAAATTTCGTGGTATGTAAACTACATTACCAAAGAAGGATTGATTTACGTTATCCGTAACGGTGGTTCCGATCATCAGATTGCACCATCTAAACGTGTAAATATCCATACCGAAAAAGGCTTGGTAAAAGCTGTTTTTGGATGGCCGGCCATTCACACCCGCCACGGCGAAAAAGAGCAGGCACCAGAGTTGAAAAACATTTTTCTGGATTGTGGCTGTACCTCCAAGGAAGAAGTGGAAGAATTAGGAATCCATGTGGGCTGCGTAATTACTTACGAAGATGAGTTTATGGTTTTAAACGATCGTTATTATGTAGGCCGGGCTTTAGATAACCGTGTTGGCGGTTTTATGATTGCCGAAGTTGCCCGATTGTTGAAAGAGAATAAGAAAAAACTTCCGTTCGGCTTGTACATTGTAAATTCGGTACAAGAAGAAATTGGTCTGCGTGGCGCAGAAATGATTGCACAACGCATTAAACCCAACGTGGCGATTATTACCGACGTAACGCACGATACGACAACGCCGATGATAAACAAAAATACGCAAGGCGATTTATCGGCCGGAAGCGGGCCTGTGGTTTCGTATGCACCTGCTGTGCAAACCAACCTGAACAAACTCTTGATTAGAACGGCTGAGAAAAACGAGATTCCATTTCAGCGCCAGGCATCATCGCGATCGACAGGAACTGATACGGATGCGTTTGCTTACTCGAACGGAGGTGTTCCTTCGGCACTAATTTCTTTGCCATTGCGTTACATGCATACCACGGTAGAAATGGTACACAAAGAAGATGTTGACAATGTAATCAGCCTGATTTACCAAAGCTTGCTAAACATTGAAAACGGGCAGGATTTCAGAGAATTTAAATAA